From the genome of Suricata suricatta isolate VVHF042 chromosome 3, meerkat_22Aug2017_6uvM2_HiC, whole genome shotgun sequence, one region includes:
- the C3H2orf88 gene encoding small membrane A-kinase anchor protein produces the protein MGCMKSKQTFPFPTTFESEKQHASEESFMSQERVLPRMPSPVNVEQEVRKPPGTEVVVFDFAHRLSQEILSDALQQWAANNIKYYDIPYIESEGP, from the coding sequence ATGGGCTGCATGAAATCAAAGCAAACTTTCCCATTTCCTACCACATTTGAGAGTGAGAAGCAGCACGCAAGTGAAGAAAGCTTTATGTCTCAAGAGAGAGTTCTACCTAGGATGCCTTCTCCAGTTAATGTCGAGCAGGAAGTGAGGAAACCACCAGGGACCGAAGTTGTGGTCTTCGATTTTGCACATCGCCTGTCCCAGGAAATCCTGAGTGATGCCTTGCAGCAGTGGGCAGCCAATAACATCAAGTACTATGACATCCCATATATTGAGAGTGAGGGGCCTTGA